A genomic window from Salvia hispanica cultivar TCC Black 2014 chromosome 5, UniMelb_Shisp_WGS_1.0, whole genome shotgun sequence includes:
- the LOC125187984 gene encoding methylenetetrahydrofolate reductase 2-like: MKVIDKIRSESGVMFSFEFFPPKTEDGVDNLFDRIERMVAYSPAFCDITWGAGGTTADLSLEIANRMQNMVCVETMMHLTCTNMALSSIDHALSTINSNGIHNVLALRGDPPHGQDKFVQVQGGFASALDLVKHIRAKYGDYFGICVAGYPEGHPEVIQENGVVTAEAYQNELVYLKQKIDAGGEVIITQLFYDTDIFLKFVNDCRQIGITCPIIPGIMPINSYKAFIRMTGFCKTKIPTEVMAALEPIKDNDEAVKAYGVQLATDMCRKILASGTRAIHLYTLNMEKSALAILTNLGLVEESKFPRSLPWRRPTNVFRAKESVRPIFWANRPKSYIGRSISWDRYPNGRWGDFQTPSFAPLTDYQFLRPRSHEKRLLEEWVVPLKNLEDIYEKFAKFCLGKTRSSPWSELDGLQPETKIINEQLGNINMKGFLTINSQPAVNGAKSETSYVGWGEAGGYVYQKAYLEFFCSPASLTALINKCKAFSCLSYMAVNREGAWISNMKNTDVNAVTWGVFPTKEIVQPTIVDPLTFMVWKDEAFELWSRGWANLYPESDPSRKLLEEVKNSYYLVSLVDNDYVHGGLFALFRDT; this comes from the exons ATGAAGGTGATAGACAAGATCCGGAGCGAAAGCGGCGTGATGTTCTCGTTCGAGTTCTTCCCCCCGAAGACCGAGGATGGAGTGGACAATCTGTTCGATCGCATTGAGCGGATGGTTGCCTACAGCCCGGCCTTCTGCGACATCACATGGGGCGCCGGTGGAACCACCGCCGATCTCTCCCTCGAGATCGCCAACCGCATGCAGAACATGGTCTGCGTCGAGACCATGATGCACCTCACCTGCACCAACATGGCCCTCAGCAGCATCGACCACGCCCTCTCCACCATCAACTCCAATGGCATCCACAACGTCCTCGCCCTCCGCGGTGACCCTCCTCACGGCCAGGACAAGTTTGTCCAGGTCCAAGGCGGCTTCGCCTCCGCCCTCGACCTC GTCAAGCATATTCGTGCCAAGTATGGGGATTACTTTGGCATTTGTGTTGCTGGCTATCCAG AGGGCCATCCTGAGGTAATTCAGGAGAATGGAGTTGTTACAGCAGAGGCATACCAGAATGAACTTGTTTATCTCAAGCAAAAg ATTGATGCTGGAGGTGAAGTCATCATCACCCAACTCTTCTATGACACTGACATCTTCCTCAAGTTCGTAAATGACTGCCGTCAGATTGGAATAACGTGTCCTATTATACCGGGGATCATGCCCATTAACTCGTACAAGGCCTTCATCCGCATGACCGGCTTCTGCAAAACTAAG ATTCCCACCGAGGTTATGGCTGCATTGGAACCGATCAAGGACAATGACGAAGCTGTCAAGGCATATGGTGTTCAGCTTGCAACTGATATGTGCAGAAAGATTTTGGCTTCTGGGACTAGAGCTATACATCTTTACACCTTAAACATGGAGAAATCTGCTTTGGCAATACTGACG AATCTTGGCCTGGTTGAGGAGTCCAAGTTTCCGAGATCCTTGCCTTGGAGACGTCCAACAAATGTTTTTCGTGCAAAAGAAAGTGTTCGTCCTATTTTCTG GGCTAATCGTCCTAAAAGCTACATCGGAAGGTCAATTAGCTGGGACCGCTACCCAAATGGTCGATGGGGAGATTTCCAAACTCCATCTTTTGCACCACTAACTGATTATCAG TTCTTGCGACCACGATCTCATGAGAAGAGACTTCTAGAAGAATGGGTTGTTCCTTTGAAAAATCTTGAAGATATCTACGAG AAATTTGCAAAATTCTGCCTTGGGAAAACCAGAAGTAGTCCGTGGTCAGAACTAGATGGACTTCAGCCGGAGACCAAGATCATCAACGAACAGCTTGGTAATATTAACATGAAAGGCTTTCTCACTATCAACAGCCAACCAGCTGTTAATGGAGCAAAGTCTGAAACGTCATACGTTG GATGGGGAGAGGCAGGTGGATATGTGTATCAGAAAGCGTACCTAGAGTTTTTCTGTTCTCCGGCAAGTTTGACTGCGCTGATCAATAAATGCAAAGCCTTCTCCTGCCTCAGCTACATGGCTGTTAACAGAGAAGGTGCCTGGatttcaaatatgaaaaatacagATGTGAATGCAGTCACATGGGGAGTTTTCCCTACAAAGGAGATTGTGCAACCCACCATTGTCGATCCTCTAACCTTTATGGTGTGGAAGGATGAAGCCTTTGAGTTGTGGTCGAGAGGGTGGGCCAATCTCTACCCAGAATCTGATCCCTCTAGAAAACTACTTGAAGAG GTGAAGAACAGTTACTACTTGGTCAGCTTGGTTGATAATGACTATGTCCATGGAGGCTTATTTGCTCTCTTTAGAGATACTTGA